One Desulfatiglans anilini DSM 4660 DNA segment encodes these proteins:
- a CDS encoding DUF5615 family PIN-like protein: protein MKILLDEDVYAVTGRFLKSLNHDVANVYDLGLSGLSGEVILRTAMERQAVLITRDKDFGHLVFVKSIGSGVIYLRVLPSTIDSVRKELKRVLERYSFKELEGSFVVVEPAGHRFRRSYRN from the coding sequence ATGAAAATTCTTCTTGATGAGGATGTCTACGCCGTAACTGGACGCTTCCTGAAATCACTTAACCATGACGTAGCAAACGTATATGATTTGGGACTTTCGGGGCTCTCCGGCGAGGTCATTTTGCGCACGGCCATGGAGCGTCAGGCCGTTCTCATAACAAGGGACAAAGACTTTGGACACCTTGTCTTTGTAAAAAGCATTGGTTCGGGCGTCATCTATCTCCGTGTGCTCCCATCCACCATCGATTCCGTGCGTAAGGAGTTGAAGCGTGTCCTGGAGCGGTACAGCTTCAAGGAACTGGAAGGATCGTTTGTGGTTGTCGAACCAGCTGGGCACCGCTTTCGCAGGTCTTACCGGAATTAA
- a CDS encoding DUF433 domain-containing protein: MKERITVDANFHFGKPCIAGTRIPVQNILELIEEGISFDKIIQDYYPQLTIDDIKACVRYVVQLVASEKVLLQEASI, from the coding sequence ATGAAGGAGCGAATTACAGTCGACGCAAATTTTCATTTCGGGAAGCCTTGTATAGCAGGAACGAGGATACCTGTTCAGAATATATTGGAACTTATAGAAGAAGGGATATCATTCGATAAGATTATTCAAGATTATTATCCACAACTGACCATTGATGATATCAAGGCTTGTGTCAGATATGTCGTGCAACTGGTGGCTTCTGAGAAAGTGCTTTTGCAGGAAGCATCCATATGA
- a CDS encoding sigma-54-dependent transcriptional regulator — translation MTYESIRRVLLVDDEAVVRSGISRALQSRGLEPVAVSAAEEALQMLGREHFDLALLDIRMPDMDGVELLKRIRTAHPELPVIMITGYPTIDTAVHAMKLGALDYLVKPFRLDDLDAALKKIVWPPEGDQGHAGALGEKGLQIDSKDSLIIGQSRPMKKIFEKILRVAPTDSTVLITGESGTGKELVAQAIHAKSLRKDQEFVAVDCSSLVETLLESELFGHVKGSFTGAIQTKHGLFELANHGTFFFDEVSNLSLKIQAKLLRVIQEREFMKVGDQKKTRLDIRILSASNRNLAESVAAGTFREDLFYRLSVVPLRLPPLRERTDDIPLLIHHFLEKYCRKLKRALPEVSSEAMEILQEYGWPGNVRELEHTIERVLILEDTPVIRARDLPAFISQRQGEFQMFSEEPFTLEELEKKYIAFVLRLTRGKRIKAAEILGINRKTLGLKIKKYGLE, via the coding sequence ATGACCTATGAATCCATCCGCCGCGTCCTCCTCGTCGACGACGAGGCGGTCGTCCGGAGTGGCATCAGCCGCGCGCTGCAGAGCCGTGGACTCGAGCCCGTCGCTGTCAGCGCGGCCGAGGAGGCACTCCAGATGCTCGGCCGGGAGCATTTTGACCTGGCACTCCTCGACATCCGCATGCCGGACATGGACGGGGTCGAACTCCTGAAGCGCATCCGCACCGCCCATCCCGAACTCCCCGTCATCATGATTACCGGATACCCGACGATCGACACCGCGGTCCACGCGATGAAGCTGGGGGCGCTCGACTACCTCGTCAAGCCCTTCCGCCTGGACGACCTCGACGCCGCCCTCAAAAAGATCGTCTGGCCGCCGGAGGGCGACCAGGGCCATGCCGGGGCGCTGGGGGAAAAGGGCCTCCAGATCGACTCCAAGGACAGCCTCATCATCGGGCAGAGCCGTCCCATGAAGAAGATCTTCGAAAAGATCCTGCGCGTAGCGCCGACGGACAGCACGGTTCTTATCACGGGCGAGAGCGGGACCGGCAAAGAGCTCGTCGCGCAGGCGATCCACGCTAAGAGCCTCCGGAAGGACCAGGAGTTCGTAGCCGTCGACTGCTCGTCCCTCGTCGAGACGCTGCTCGAAAGCGAGCTCTTCGGGCACGTCAAGGGATCCTTCACCGGCGCCATCCAGACCAAGCACGGGCTCTTCGAACTCGCCAACCACGGGACCTTCTTCTTCGACGAGGTCTCCAACCTGAGCCTCAAGATCCAGGCGAAGCTCCTCCGGGTGATTCAGGAGCGCGAGTTCATGAAGGTCGGGGATCAGAAAAAGACGCGCCTCGACATTCGGATCCTCTCGGCCAGCAACCGGAACCTGGCCGAAAGCGTCGCCGCCGGGACCTTCCGGGAAGACCTCTTCTACCGCCTGAGCGTCGTCCCGCTCAGGCTCCCGCCGCTCAGGGAGCGCACCGACGATATCCCGCTCCTGATCCACCACTTCCTCGAAAAGTACTGCCGCAAGCTGAAGCGCGCCCTCCCCGAGGTCTCCTCCGAGGCGATGGAGATCCTTCAGGAGTACGGGTGGCCCGGCAACGTCCGGGAACTCGAGCACACCATCGAGCGGGTCCTGATCCTGGAGGACACCCCGGTCATCCGCGCACGCGACCTGCCCGCCTTCATCTCCCAGCGCCAGGGCGAGTTTCAGATGTTCTCGGAGGAGCCCTTTACCCTCGAGGAACTCGAAAAGAAGTACATCGCCTTCGTCCTGCGCCTCACCCGCGGAAAAAGGATCAAGGCCGCCGAGATCCTCGGCATCAACCGCAAGACGCTCGGCCTCAAGATCAAGAAATACGGGCTCGAATAG
- a CDS encoding ATP-binding response regulator produces MTDDKPDILVVDDEKTIRDGCNRVLSTRGYTVTGAENGQVALDILQKQPVDVILLDLKMPVMDGETLLEILKERYADIPVIIITGHGTVDTAVNCMKKGAYDFITKPFQIDPFLLTIARAAEKRRLEQQAKRFQEENSRNLYDLSLEKSRLRTIINCLANGIMVTNRNLEVVLHNPALMRLLELGPDTAFPASVKAFLQDEDLIGTLKKIQSGESAPDATVAREIQAGRRFLRAISAPALGPEDGVVGTVTVLEDITPFKQLDAMKTDFVHMVAHELRSPLVSIRQQQSVMLEGLAGPLDPKQKDFIARGMKKIDGLLDLINDLLDIAKIESAHNVQTRVPTDLQKIIEETVALMEPRAGEQGVTIRFTARNLAPISADPKHMDEVMTNLISNAINYSPDGGEVTITAEGQGEYVEIKVQDRGIGIAPEELPKIFDKFYRVKNPRTRQVMGTGLGLAIVKGVIEAHHGSIDVESVPEGGTTFRILLPALAS; encoded by the coding sequence ATGACGGATGACAAGCCCGACATTCTGGTGGTAGACGACGAGAAGACCATCCGGGACGGCTGCAACCGCGTGCTTTCGACCCGCGGCTACACGGTCACCGGAGCGGAGAACGGCCAGGTCGCCCTCGACATCCTGCAGAAACAGCCCGTCGACGTGATCCTGCTCGACCTGAAGATGCCTGTCATGGACGGGGAGACGCTGCTCGAGATCCTGAAAGAGCGCTACGCCGACATCCCGGTCATCATCATCACGGGCCACGGCACGGTCGACACGGCCGTGAACTGCATGAAGAAGGGCGCCTACGACTTCATCACGAAGCCGTTCCAGATCGACCCCTTCCTCCTGACCATCGCCCGGGCCGCGGAAAAGCGGCGCCTCGAGCAGCAGGCGAAGCGCTTCCAGGAGGAGAACAGCCGCAACCTCTACGACCTGAGCCTCGAGAAGAGCCGGCTGCGGACGATCATCAACTGCCTGGCGAACGGCATCATGGTGACCAACCGGAACCTCGAAGTGGTGCTTCACAACCCGGCGCTGATGCGGCTCCTGGAACTCGGACCCGACACGGCCTTCCCCGCCTCCGTCAAGGCCTTCCTGCAGGACGAGGACCTGATCGGGACGCTCAAGAAGATCCAGTCGGGCGAGTCCGCCCCGGATGCCACGGTCGCCCGGGAGATCCAGGCCGGGCGGCGGTTTCTGCGGGCCATCTCCGCGCCGGCCCTCGGCCCCGAAGACGGGGTCGTGGGGACCGTGACGGTGCTCGAAGACATCACGCCCTTCAAGCAGCTCGATGCGATGAAGACGGATTTCGTGCACATGGTGGCGCATGAGCTGCGCAGTCCGCTCGTCTCGATCCGGCAGCAGCAGAGCGTCATGCTGGAGGGGCTTGCCGGCCCGCTCGACCCGAAGCAGAAGGACTTCATCGCGCGGGGGATGAAGAAGATCGACGGCCTGCTGGACCTGATCAATGACCTCCTGGACATCGCCAAGATCGAGTCCGCCCACAACGTGCAGACCCGTGTCCCGACCGACCTCCAGAAGATCATCGAGGAGACGGTCGCGCTGATGGAGCCTCGCGCCGGCGAACAGGGCGTGACGATCCGCTTCACCGCCCGGAACCTGGCGCCCATCTCGGCCGATCCGAAGCACATGGACGAGGTCATGACGAACCTCATCAGCAACGCGATCAACTACTCGCCCGACGGGGGCGAGGTGACCATCACCGCCGAGGGTCAAGGGGAGTACGTGGAAATCAAGGTTCAGGACCGGGGCATCGGCATCGCGCCGGAGGAGCTGCCCAAGATCTTCGACAAGTTCTACCGGGTCAAGAACCCCAGGACGCGCCAGGTCATGGGCACCGGGCTGGGGCTCGCCATCGTGAAGGGCGTGATCGAAGCGCACCACGGGAGCATCGATGTCGAAAGCGTCCCGGAGGGCGGCACCACCTTCCGGATCCTCCTGCCCGCTCTGGCGTCCTGA